ATATCAGGGCGATATTTTGGGCGATATTTTAAAAATGATAGTACCAGATTCACCGTTAGCTAATATTAAAAATTTAAGAACAATGCTAAATGATCCGTTACAAAAATGAATGCCAGCAAACCAGTTTACAAACATCATCGGAACAAAAAGTATTGTTGATGTTGTAACAGATTTGAATCAGGCAATTACCAAACCAGCATTTGTTAATGCTCAAGATGTTTATCAATTATTTGATAGTTTTTTAACACCAACAAGTAATGACTCATATTTATTACAAGATGCATTATTAGATCCAGATAATTTATTTGCAATTTTAGGGTTTAAAAATAATGTAATTGTTGATAAAACACCAATATTTTATTTAAAAGATATTTTAGAAAATATTATAGGAATTGAAGGAGCATTTAAAACAATAAATCAATATATTAATGATTTTAATGTTAGTCAACAACAATTACAAGTAACAATGCAGCAAACTTTTAATGCCTTACAAGTAGGGGTATTATCACAGACAATTGACAATGTTTTTGAATATGAAATTAATAATAAGATTATTAAAATTGTTGTTGAATTACAGCATGATAAGTATCTTATTAATGAAATTACAATCCATTAAATTATTTGAAAAGTTATTTTTAAGAGGAAAGGAATAACTTTTTTTTTGAATCTTGGTATAATAGTAAAAGAAGGAAATGAGGGTTTTTAAATAATGGCTAAAAAAATTTTTGGGAAAAAAAAGAATCAAAATTTATTATTAAATTATTTTAAACCATCAATTTATGTTCAAAATGTTAATAAAATTAATCTTGAATCATTAAAAAAACATGGAATTAAAGTTTTTATTTGTGATTTAGATAATACTTTAACGCCATTTTATCGTGGAATTCCAAATGCAGATAATTTAAATTTAATTCAAAAGGTCCAAGACTTAGGAATGAGATTTGTGTTAGTTTCAAATAATGCGCGAAAACGTGTAGAACGTTTTGCGTTAAAAGCAGGAATTAAACATTATTATTGGAATGCAAAAAAACCATTATTAAAATATTTTCGTATTATTTCACGACAATTTAATGTTAATCCTCATGAAATGATTATGGTCGGTGATCAGTTAATTACTGATGTTTTATTTGCTAACCGTGCGCATATGGAAAGTATTCTGGTTGTTCCTGTAACGGGAGTTGATGAGTCAAATCGATTTATCCGTTTACTAGAAAGTTTGGTTTACAAGCGATTAGCACAAAAAAACATTTTGCATAAAGGATTCTTTGATGAAGGAGAATATGGGTTAGATTATGATATCTTGTAAAAAATGTCAGGGTTGCGGTGTTATTTTGCAAAACATTAAGGAAGGGCAAATTGGATATGTTGAAAATTTAACACAAGATTATTGCTATCGTTGTTTTCGATTGACACATTATAATGAATTAATTGATTATGATTTAAATGAAACTGATTTTTTAGCAAATCTTAATGATAATTTTGGTTTAAAGTACCATTATTTTTATGTTTTGGATATTTATGATTTAGATGGTTCACGAAACTTATCGTTAGAACAAATCTTGCAAAATAATAAAGTAACACTAATTATTAATAAAATTGATTTAATTCAAAAATTAATTAATAATAACCAAATTCTTAGTTTTGTTGAAACACTTTTTATTAACTCACCTTTATTTGCAAGGATTGAGGACATTATTTTAGTTAGTGGGCTAAAAAATTATTCACTAGATGAATTATACCGCTATATAAAGCATCAAACAGAGGACATTGTTTTTGTTGGTAGTTCAAATACAGGGAAAAGTACCTTGTTAAATAGTTTAATTAAATTAACAAATTATCAACAAAAAATAACAGTTTCTAATAATATTGCAACAACACTTGGCAATATAGAAGTTAAATTAGGAACTAAACATAAAATTTATGATACCCCAGGAGTTGTTAATAACCATACGATTATGTCTTATCTAGAGCATAATGATAAGAAAATGATTACTAATAAATTATTAAAACCAATTACATTTCAATTAAATCCTGAGCAAACGATTTTTTATGAGGGTCTAGCAA
This genomic window from Spiroplasma sp. SV19 contains:
- a CDS encoding YqeG family HAD IIIA-type phosphatase, which encodes MAKKIFGKKKNQNLLLNYFKPSIYVQNVNKINLESLKKHGIKVFICDLDNTLTPFYRGIPNADNLNLIQKVQDLGMRFVLVSNNARKRVERFALKAGIKHYYWNAKKPLLKYFRIISRQFNVNPHEMIMVGDQLITDVLFANRAHMESILVVPVTGVDESNRFIRLLESLVYKRLAQKNILHKGFFDEGEYGLDYDIL
- a CDS encoding GTPase, with product MQNIKEGQIGYVENLTQDYCYRCFRLTHYNELIDYDLNETDFLANLNDNFGLKYHYFYVLDIYDLDGSRNLSLEQILQNNKVTLIINKIDLIQKLINNNQILSFVETLFINSPLFARIEDIILVSGLKNYSLDELYRYIKHQTEDIVFVGSSNTGKSTLLNSLIKLTNYQQKITVSNNIATTLGNIEVKLGTKHKIYDTPGVVNNHTIMSYLEHNDKKMITNKLLKPITFQLNPEQTIFYEGLASFSFLKGLRTSFHFYKNNNITLHRTKLANKKHYFKHHLMHASLRLKDYHTWKEQTIIIKEPGDYSLFIAGLGWITFKGMSKQELMVETDQNIKINLRKRFI